One window of Psychrobacillus sp. FSL H8-0483 genomic DNA carries:
- the infB gene encoding translation initiation factor IF-2 translates to MTKIRVHEYAKQIDKSSKEVIEQLGKLNIQVTNHMSTLEGDAVTKLDSVYKKSTEQPKATTQGQSRPTNQGQSRPTNQGQSRPTNQGQSRPTNQGQSRPTNQGQSRPAAQSTSQSTTQGTNNQSKDKKTFTNNNRPGGQNRPGGQNRPGGQNRPGQKFQKRRKGPTTPVQPPVPRKERELPAKITFTESLTVTELAKKLGREPAEIIKKLFLLGVMATINQVLDKDAIELICADYGVEVEEEIKIDITDLEVHFESTEEDSANTTERPPVVTIMGHVDHGKTTLLDSIRNTKVTAGEAGGITQHIGAYQIVDNGKKITFLDTPGHAAFTTMRARGAKVTDITILVVAADDGVMPQTVEAINHAKAAEVPIIVAVNKMDKPAANPDRVMQELTEHGLVSEAWGGETIFVPISALNGDGIDNLLEMVLLVSEVAELKANPKRLALGTVIEAQLDKGRGSVATLLVQDGTLKVGDPIVVGHAFGRVRAMVNDLGRRVKEAGPSTPVEITGLNEVPQAGDRFVVFEDEKTARQVGESRASEAQVSQRSEKARVTLDNLFDQMKQGEMKELNLIVKADVQGTVEAMAASLMKIEVEGVNVRIIHTGAGAITESDISLAAASNAIVIGFNVRPDTNAKRAADQEGVDIRLHRVIYKVIEEIESAMTGLLDPEFQEKIIGQAEIRETFKVSKVGTIAGSYVTEGKISRDSGVRIIRDSIVIFEGELDTLKRFKDDAKEVAKGYECGITIKNFNDVKEGDIIEAYIMEEIKRK, encoded by the coding sequence ATGACTAAAATCAGAGTTCATGAATACGCGAAACAAATAGATAAATCTAGTAAAGAAGTTATTGAGCAATTAGGAAAACTAAACATTCAAGTGACGAATCATATGTCAACACTTGAGGGAGATGCCGTAACTAAATTGGATAGCGTCTATAAAAAATCAACAGAACAACCTAAAGCAACTACTCAAGGTCAATCAAGACCAACAAACCAAGGTCAATCAAGACCAACAAACCAAGGTCAATCAAGACCAACAAATCAAGGTCAGTCAAGACCAACAAATCAAGGTCAATCAAGACCAACGAACCAAGGTCAATCAAGACCAGCTGCTCAAAGCACTTCTCAAAGTACTACGCAAGGAACGAACAATCAATCAAAAGATAAAAAAACTTTTACTAATAACAATCGACCAGGTGGTCAAAATCGTCCAGGAGGACAAAATAGACCGGGTGGTCAAAATAGACCAGGCCAAAAATTCCAAAAGAGAAGAAAAGGACCAACAACACCTGTTCAACCTCCAGTACCAAGAAAAGAAAGAGAACTTCCTGCGAAAATTACATTTACAGAGTCATTAACTGTAACAGAGCTAGCGAAAAAACTTGGTCGCGAGCCAGCTGAAATTATTAAAAAACTGTTTTTACTTGGGGTAATGGCAACAATTAACCAAGTACTTGACAAGGATGCAATTGAGTTAATTTGTGCAGACTATGGAGTAGAAGTGGAAGAAGAAATCAAAATCGATATTACTGATTTAGAAGTTCATTTCGAGTCTACAGAAGAAGACAGCGCAAATACAACAGAACGTCCACCGGTTGTAACAATTATGGGACATGTTGACCACGGTAAAACAACACTTCTAGACTCTATACGTAACACAAAAGTTACGGCTGGAGAAGCAGGTGGTATTACACAACATATCGGTGCATACCAAATTGTAGACAATGGCAAAAAGATTACTTTCTTAGATACACCAGGACATGCTGCATTTACAACAATGCGTGCTCGTGGAGCTAAAGTTACGGATATTACTATTCTTGTTGTTGCTGCAGATGATGGAGTTATGCCACAAACTGTAGAAGCTATTAACCATGCGAAAGCTGCAGAGGTTCCAATCATTGTTGCAGTAAACAAAATGGATAAGCCAGCTGCAAATCCAGACCGTGTTATGCAAGAATTAACTGAACATGGATTAGTTTCAGAAGCTTGGGGCGGAGAAACAATTTTTGTTCCAATCTCAGCATTAAATGGCGATGGAATTGACAATCTTCTTGAAATGGTATTACTAGTATCAGAAGTTGCAGAGCTAAAAGCAAATCCAAAACGTCTTGCACTTGGAACAGTAATTGAAGCTCAACTGGATAAAGGTAGAGGATCAGTTGCAACACTATTAGTACAAGATGGTACACTTAAAGTAGGAGATCCAATTGTTGTAGGTCACGCATTTGGACGCGTACGAGCAATGGTAAATGACCTTGGTCGTCGTGTAAAAGAAGCGGGCCCATCTACTCCAGTAGAAATTACCGGATTAAATGAAGTACCACAAGCAGGAGATCGCTTTGTAGTATTTGAAGACGAAAAAACGGCACGTCAAGTTGGAGAATCTCGTGCTTCAGAAGCACAAGTTAGCCAACGCTCTGAAAAAGCTCGTGTTACATTAGACAATTTATTTGATCAAATGAAACAAGGAGAAATGAAAGAGTTAAACTTAATTGTTAAAGCAGATGTACAAGGTACTGTAGAGGCAATGGCAGCTTCATTAATGAAAATTGAAGTAGAAGGTGTAAATGTTCGAATCATTCACACTGGAGCAGGAGCAATTACAGAATCAGATATTAGCCTTGCAGCAGCATCAAACGCTATCGTAATTGGTTTTAATGTTCGTCCAGATACAAATGCAAAACGTGCAGCTGATCAAGAAGGCGTTGACATCCGTTTACACAGAGTTATTTATAAAGTAATCGAAGAAATTGAATCTGCGATGACAGGATTACTAGATCCTGAATTCCAAGAAAAAATTATCGGTCAAGCAGAAATTCGTGAAACATTTAAAGTTTCAAAAGTAGGAACAATTGCTGGTTCATACGTTACAGAAGGTAAGATTTCGAGAGATAGTGGTGTTCGTATTATCCGTGATTCCATCGTTATTTTTGAAGGCGAATTAGATACATTAAAACGTTTTAAAGATGACGCAAAAGAAGTAGCAAAAGGATACGAATGTGGTATTACGATTAAAAACTTCAATGATGTTAAAGAAGGCGACATCATCGAAGCCTACATTATGGAAGAAATCAAACGAAAATGA
- a CDS encoding DUF503 domain-containing protein, translating to MIVYAECEFLIPTAHSLKEKRAVLQRTLSRTKQKFNVSISEIDHQDVWQRTTIGIVCVASQKDAAERELTHAIGHLESFPEWECIDIRKEHL from the coding sequence ATGATTGTATATGCAGAGTGTGAATTTTTGATTCCTACTGCACATTCATTGAAAGAAAAAAGAGCAGTTCTTCAACGAACGCTCTCTCGCACGAAACAAAAGTTCAATGTTTCTATTTCGGAAATTGATCACCAAGATGTATGGCAGCGGACGACTATTGGGATCGTATGTGTTGCTTCCCAAAAGGATGCTGCTGAACGAGAGCTTACACATGCCATCGGCCATTTAGAATCTTTTCCAGAATGGGAATGCATTGATATAAGAAAAGAACATTTATGA
- the rbfA gene encoding 30S ribosome-binding factor RbfA — MSMRANRVAEQMKKELGEIIGRKLKDPNIGFVTVTDVAVTGDLQQATVYITVLNGNNGSTLKALEKAKGFIRSEISQRIRLRITPELLFEIDESAAYGNRIDNLLRQINKPSEE; from the coding sequence ATGTCGATGCGCGCTAACCGAGTTGCGGAACAAATGAAAAAAGAGTTAGGCGAAATTATAGGCCGAAAACTAAAGGATCCTAACATAGGTTTTGTCACTGTAACTGATGTGGCAGTAACTGGTGATCTTCAACAAGCGACTGTTTATATTACTGTCCTTAATGGAAATAATGGGTCTACTTTAAAAGCTTTGGAAAAAGCGAAAGGGTTTATTCGCTCTGAAATCAGTCAACGTATTAGATTACGTATTACGCCTGAACTACTATTTGAAATTGATGAATCTGCAGCTTATGGAAATCGTATAGATAATTTATTAAGACAGATTAATAAACCATCTGAGGAATAA
- the truB gene encoding tRNA pseudouridine(55) synthase TruB: MYEGILPLWKEKGMTSHDCIFKLRKILKMKRIGHTGTLDPNVEGVLPICLGQATKVSEYIMNEGKSYVATVSIGTSTTTEDADGEVVNQNDTNKSFSRQQILDVLKQLTGEITQTPPMYSAVKVNGKKLYEYAREGKEVERPSRIVTIYNLDLLDEATFFTGENVTFSIEIGCSKGTYIRTLAVQIGELLGFPAHMSSLVRTASGNFTKEQCLTLAEVQNAVENGLLKETILPLKHALASWPSIEIVDETRKSITNGQVVERDPLLETNEKIIYTIDSNPFAVYINHPTKSGMMKLEKMFATEKGE, translated from the coding sequence ATGTATGAAGGTATACTTCCATTATGGAAAGAAAAAGGGATGACTTCCCATGACTGCATTTTTAAATTACGCAAAATATTAAAAATGAAACGAATCGGACATACAGGCACGCTAGATCCAAATGTGGAAGGAGTACTGCCTATCTGCTTAGGGCAGGCCACCAAAGTATCCGAGTATATTATGAATGAGGGTAAGTCATACGTTGCGACTGTCTCCATCGGAACCTCGACAACAACAGAAGATGCTGATGGAGAGGTTGTAAACCAAAATGATACAAATAAAAGCTTTTCGAGACAACAAATCTTGGATGTGCTCAAACAACTAACTGGAGAGATAACTCAAACTCCACCGATGTACTCAGCTGTGAAAGTAAACGGTAAAAAGTTATATGAATATGCAAGAGAAGGAAAAGAAGTAGAGCGTCCAAGTAGAATTGTGACAATTTACAACTTAGATTTACTAGACGAAGCCACTTTTTTTACAGGTGAAAATGTTACTTTTTCTATTGAAATTGGTTGTAGTAAAGGTACATATATTCGTACACTTGCAGTGCAAATTGGTGAGTTGCTCGGTTTTCCGGCGCATATGTCCTCTTTAGTTCGAACTGCTTCAGGAAACTTTACAAAAGAACAATGTTTAACATTGGCTGAAGTGCAAAATGCAGTTGAAAACGGCCTGTTAAAAGAAACTATATTACCTTTAAAACATGCTCTTGCAAGTTGGCCGTCCATAGAGATAGTAGACGAAACAAGAAAGAGTATAACTAATGGTCAAGTGGTAGAAAGAGATCCTTTACTGGAAACTAATGAGAAAATCATTTATACAATAGATTCCAATCCTTTTGCTGTTTATATTAACCATCCGACAAAAAGTGGTATGATGAAACTAGAAAAAATGTTTGCAACTGAAAAAGGAGAATAG
- the ribF gene encoding riboflavin biosynthesis protein RibF → MDVHHLSYPNHLYKNERNEAYSLAIGFFDGVHSGHQAVIQEAVDKGRELNVKTAVMTFDPHPSLVLGGRKEQVFYITPLEQKIELLKELQVDAVFVVRFTSDFAKLTPAQFIEAFIKNANVKHVTAGFDFTFGAFGKGTLEHMAQLSEGKYTVSVVGKQELTGEKISSTRIRAELKVGNMEKVKELLGRPFMLSGVVVHGDKRGRTIDFPTANVQLKEGQFTPATGVYAVKIRIQEKWHDGVCNVGFKPTFNNPDEKKLSIEVHIFHFDQSIYGEEVIVHWYKRIRSEQKFNGIDELKAQIGKDKLVAIDYFKNNIV, encoded by the coding sequence ATGGACGTACATCACTTATCTTACCCAAATCATTTATATAAAAATGAAAGAAATGAAGCATATTCTTTAGCAATAGGCTTCTTTGATGGAGTGCATTCGGGACATCAAGCAGTGATCCAAGAAGCAGTAGATAAAGGAAGAGAGCTAAATGTGAAAACAGCGGTGATGACATTTGATCCTCATCCATCCTTAGTTCTTGGAGGTAGAAAAGAGCAAGTATTTTATATTACACCACTGGAACAAAAAATAGAGCTATTAAAAGAGTTACAAGTGGATGCTGTATTTGTCGTACGATTTACTTCTGATTTTGCAAAATTAACACCTGCACAGTTTATAGAGGCTTTTATTAAGAATGCAAATGTGAAGCATGTAACTGCAGGATTTGATTTTACATTCGGAGCATTTGGAAAAGGGACATTAGAACATATGGCTCAGCTCTCAGAAGGGAAATATACCGTTTCTGTTGTTGGAAAACAGGAGCTTACTGGGGAGAAAATAAGTTCTACTAGAATAAGAGCAGAACTAAAAGTTGGGAATATGGAAAAAGTAAAAGAATTATTAGGTCGTCCTTTTATGTTATCTGGTGTTGTTGTACACGGGGATAAAAGAGGTAGGACAATCGATTTTCCTACTGCAAATGTTCAACTCAAGGAAGGACAATTTACGCCAGCAACTGGTGTATATGCCGTTAAGATTCGTATACAAGAAAAGTGGCATGATGGAGTTTGTAATGTTGGTTTTAAGCCAACCTTTAATAATCCGGATGAGAAAAAGCTTTCCATTGAAGTACATATTTTTCATTTTGATCAATCCATTTATGGGGAGGAAGTAATCGTTCATTGGTACAAGCGTATTCGCTCCGAACAGAAATTTAATGGTATTGATGAATTGAAAGCACAAATTGGAAAAGACAAATTAGTCGCAATCGACTATTTCAAAAACAATATAGTATAA
- the rpsO gene encoding 30S ribosomal protein S15 — MAITKERKNELIAEFRTHESDTGSADIQIAVLTEEINSLNEHLRTHKKDHHSRRGLFKMVGRRRNLLKYLRENEVQRYRELIAKLGLRR, encoded by the coding sequence ATGGCAATTACAAAAGAACGTAAAAATGAACTAATCGCTGAGTTCAGAACTCACGAAAGCGATACTGGATCTGCTGATATTCAAATCGCAGTTCTTACAGAAGAGATCAACTCTTTAAACGAACATTTACGTACACACAAAAAAGATCATCACTCACGTCGTGGTCTATTTAAAATGGTTGGACGTCGCCGTAACTTATTAAAATACTTACGTGAAAACGAAGTACAACGTTACCGTGAGCTAATCGCAAAACTTGGTTTACGTCGATAA
- the pnp gene encoding polyribonucleotide nucleotidyltransferase, whose protein sequence is MSEKKVFTYEWAGRPLQVEIGQLAKQANGAVLVRYGDTSVLSVATASKNPKNLDFFPLTVNYEEKLYAVGKIPGGFIKREGRPSERAILTSRLIDRPIRPLFPDGFRNEVQVISIVMSVDQNCSSEMAAMLGSSLALSVSDIPFDGPIAGVQVGLIGDEFIINPTVEQMEKSILDLTVAGTKDAINMVEAGAKEVSEEVVLEAIMFGHSEIVKLIEFQEKVVAEIGKEKKEIALFELDKELFAEVKDLCEAKLVQAIQVQEKHAREDAISEVKTEVLAQYTEKEATEETLKQVREILDAMVKDEVRRLITDDKIRPDGRGVAEIRPLSSEVGILPRTHGSGLFTRGQTQALSICTLGPLGDVQIIDGIGLEESKRFMHHYNFPQFSVGETGPIRAPGRREIGHGALGERALEAVIPDENDFPYTLRLVAEVLESNGSTSQASICASTLAMMDAGVPLKAPVAGIAMGLVKKGDNYTILTDIQGMEDHLGDMDFKVAGTSKGITALQMDIKIDGLSKTILEEALEQAKIGRMQILESMLATISEPREKLSAYAPKIVVIKINPDKIRDVIGPGGKQINKIIDETGVKIDTEQDGTIYIASADEVMIARAKEIIENIVRVAQVGEYYLGKVKRIEKFGAFVEIFTGKDGLLHISEIQEERTKNVEDVLKIGDELLVKVIEIDNQGRVNLSRKVVLKEEKEREEQKEQKEQ, encoded by the coding sequence ATGAGTGAAAAGAAAGTATTTACGTACGAATGGGCAGGTCGTCCGTTGCAAGTAGAAATTGGACAACTTGCAAAACAAGCGAATGGCGCAGTATTAGTAAGATATGGTGATACAAGTGTATTATCTGTAGCAACTGCTTCGAAGAATCCAAAGAACTTAGACTTTTTCCCTTTAACAGTTAATTATGAAGAAAAATTATATGCTGTTGGTAAAATTCCAGGTGGATTTATTAAACGTGAGGGACGTCCTTCTGAGAGAGCGATATTAACTAGCCGTTTAATTGACCGTCCAATTCGTCCACTATTTCCAGACGGATTCCGTAACGAGGTTCAAGTAATTTCCATCGTTATGTCTGTAGACCAAAACTGTTCATCTGAGATGGCTGCAATGTTAGGCTCTTCTCTAGCACTTAGCGTGTCGGACATTCCTTTTGATGGACCGATTGCTGGAGTTCAGGTTGGTTTAATTGGTGATGAGTTTATCATAAATCCAACGGTTGAACAAATGGAGAAAAGTATTTTAGATCTTACTGTAGCTGGAACAAAAGATGCAATCAACATGGTAGAAGCAGGAGCAAAAGAAGTTTCTGAAGAAGTTGTGTTAGAAGCAATTATGTTTGGTCATAGTGAAATCGTTAAACTAATTGAATTCCAAGAAAAAGTTGTTGCTGAAATTGGAAAAGAGAAGAAAGAAATTGCTCTTTTTGAATTAGATAAAGAACTTTTTGCAGAAGTAAAAGATCTTTGTGAAGCAAAACTGGTACAAGCTATTCAAGTGCAAGAAAAGCATGCTCGTGAAGATGCAATTAGTGAAGTTAAAACAGAAGTTTTAGCGCAATATACAGAAAAAGAAGCAACAGAAGAAACATTAAAACAAGTTCGTGAAATTTTGGATGCTATGGTTAAAGACGAAGTTCGTCGTTTAATCACAGATGATAAAATTCGTCCGGATGGTCGTGGTGTAGCTGAAATTCGTCCTCTTTCTTCTGAAGTTGGCATTTTGCCTAGAACACATGGTTCTGGATTATTTACACGAGGTCAAACACAAGCATTAAGTATTTGTACATTAGGGCCCCTTGGCGATGTTCAAATTATTGATGGTATTGGATTAGAAGAATCGAAACGCTTTATGCATCATTACAACTTCCCTCAATTCAGCGTAGGGGAAACTGGACCAATTCGTGCTCCAGGTCGTCGTGAAATTGGACATGGTGCATTAGGGGAACGCGCTCTTGAAGCAGTTATTCCAGATGAAAATGATTTCCCATATACACTTCGTTTAGTAGCGGAAGTATTAGAATCAAATGGTTCTACTTCTCAGGCAAGTATTTGCGCATCAACTCTTGCAATGATGGATGCTGGTGTGCCTCTTAAAGCACCGGTTGCAGGTATTGCAATGGGTCTTGTGAAAAAAGGCGACAACTATACGATTTTAACAGATATTCAAGGAATGGAAGATCACCTTGGAGATATGGACTTTAAAGTAGCTGGTACATCTAAAGGGATCACAGCACTTCAAATGGATATCAAAATTGACGGGCTATCTAAAACCATTTTAGAAGAAGCACTTGAACAAGCTAAAATTGGACGTATGCAAATTTTAGAAAGCATGCTTGCAACAATTTCAGAACCTCGTGAGAAATTGTCTGCTTATGCACCGAAAATTGTTGTGATCAAAATTAATCCGGACAAAATCCGTGATGTTATCGGACCAGGCGGGAAACAAATTAATAAAATCATTGATGAAACTGGTGTAAAAATTGATACAGAGCAAGATGGTACAATTTACATTGCTTCAGCAGATGAAGTGATGATCGCTCGTGCAAAAGAAATTATCGAAAACATTGTTCGTGTTGCACAAGTTGGTGAATACTATCTAGGGAAAGTAAAACGAATTGAAAAGTTCGGTGCTTTCGTAGAAATTTTCACAGGAAAAGACGGATTACTGCATATTTCAGAAATTCAAGAAGAACGTACGAAAAATGTAGAAGATGTGCTTAAAATTGGTGATGAACTTTTAGTAAAAGTTATTGAAATTGACAATCAAGGTCGCGTAAACTTATCTCGTAAAGTGGTATTAAAAGAGGAAAAAGAACGCGAAGAACAAAAAGAACAAAAAGAACAATAA
- a CDS encoding pitrilysin family protein — MIKKTTCKNGLRIVSEHIPHVRSVAVGIWVQAGSRYELPEENGLTHFIEHMLFKGTATRTARQIAEEFDRIGGNINAFTSKENTCYYAKVLDHHAKYAVEILADMFFHSLFDPIEIDKERQVVLEEINMVEDTPDDIVHEYLWRAMFENDPLGSPILGTEETLNSFTRESILSYMEKHYTPENVVISVAGNIPEEFSDYIESLFGQFDQKESKALAITTPTLKPVYTENYRETEQAHICLAYPSLSVKADNIYSLVVLNNILGGSMSSRLFQEIREDKGLAYSIYSYHSAYEDTGVLTIYGGTSSNQLDELKTSISETIKAIVNNGFTETEIANAKEQLKGNLLLGLESSNARMSRNGKNELLYGKHRSLDEVSETIDEVTLDSVMELAKEIFSYEPAISVIMPKNVNID, encoded by the coding sequence TTGATAAAGAAAACAACTTGTAAGAACGGACTTCGTATAGTCTCTGAGCATATTCCTCATGTGCGTTCAGTTGCGGTAGGAATCTGGGTGCAAGCAGGCTCTAGATACGAGCTTCCTGAAGAAAATGGATTAACGCATTTTATAGAGCATATGTTATTTAAAGGAACGGCTACGAGAACTGCAAGACAAATAGCAGAAGAATTTGATCGCATTGGCGGAAATATTAATGCTTTTACATCGAAAGAAAACACTTGTTATTATGCCAAAGTACTGGATCACCATGCAAAATACGCAGTAGAAATACTTGCAGATATGTTCTTTCATTCTTTATTTGACCCAATTGAAATAGACAAAGAGAGACAAGTGGTTTTGGAAGAAATTAATATGGTAGAAGATACACCGGATGACATCGTTCATGAGTACTTATGGAGAGCAATGTTTGAAAATGATCCTTTAGGTTCTCCTATTTTAGGAACGGAAGAGACATTGAACAGCTTTACAAGAGAATCGATCTTATCATATATGGAAAAACACTATACACCAGAAAATGTAGTGATATCTGTTGCTGGTAATATTCCAGAGGAATTTTCAGATTATATTGAATCGTTATTTGGACAGTTTGACCAAAAGGAATCAAAAGCACTAGCTATTACAACTCCAACACTTAAGCCAGTTTACACAGAAAATTATAGAGAGACAGAGCAAGCACATATTTGTTTAGCGTATCCTAGTTTAAGTGTGAAGGCTGATAATATTTATAGTCTGGTTGTTTTAAATAATATTTTAGGTGGAAGCATGTCGTCTAGACTGTTCCAAGAAATTAGAGAAGATAAGGGCCTTGCTTACAGCATTTACTCGTATCACTCCGCTTATGAAGATACTGGTGTACTTACAATTTATGGAGGTACCTCTAGTAATCAATTAGATGAATTGAAGACATCCATTTCTGAAACAATTAAAGCGATTGTGAATAATGGATTTACTGAGACAGAAATTGCAAACGCAAAAGAACAGCTAAAAGGTAATTTATTGTTAGGTTTAGAAAGTTCAAATGCACGAATGAGTAGAAATGGAAAAAATGAGTTGTTATATGGTAAGCATCGCTCATTGGATGAAGTAAGTGAAACAATCGATGAAGTAACGCTAGATTCTGTTATGGAGCTAGCAAAAGAAATTTTTTCTTATGAACCAGCCATATCCGTTATAATGCCTAAAAACGTCAATATTGATTGA
- a CDS encoding YlmC/YmxH family sporulation protein → MLLSELAEKELIQVKDGARYGKLADTELLFNPQTGKIEGFEVFQKTASFFQSSKANKKKEFISWDEIILIGKDRILFNETDSSSESSAYS, encoded by the coding sequence TTGTTACTTTCGGAGCTTGCAGAAAAAGAGCTTATTCAAGTAAAAGATGGTGCAAGGTACGGTAAATTAGCAGATACTGAGTTACTTTTTAACCCACAGACGGGAAAAATAGAAGGTTTTGAAGTGTTTCAAAAGACAGCTTCCTTTTTCCAGTCAAGCAAAGCGAATAAGAAAAAAGAATTCATTTCATGGGATGAAATAATTCTTATCGGTAAAGATCGAATTTTATTTAATGAAACAGATTCATCTAGTGAATCTAGTGCATATTCGTGA
- a CDS encoding NAD(P)-dependent oxidoreductase — protein sequence MSHVQTEVSGELHAKLFPTMVWNDALNNAINDFQPQIIFMPIQTLILEIPFALPKSCEVIFIGKKHEDIERELEQGNTHVVYYLEDEEWIWDNANLTAEGFINYFYLNEKQSIYNKQFIITGYGRVGKRLAFALHHLGAKVIISVRSNHQLFEAKSYGFQIETLENMLKRQKDPSMYLINTIPSKWLDNSKVAYFKQVFDLASNPGCLLNSETDIPGNYALSTSLPGMYFPQDAGYLIARLIQTQLAFLEEEK from the coding sequence TTGAGTCATGTTCAAACAGAAGTTTCTGGAGAATTACATGCAAAATTATTTCCTACGATGGTTTGGAATGATGCATTAAATAATGCAATCAATGATTTTCAGCCACAAATTATATTCATGCCAATACAAACTTTAATATTGGAAATTCCTTTTGCTTTACCAAAGTCTTGTGAAGTGATATTCATTGGTAAAAAACATGAAGACATAGAGAGAGAATTAGAACAAGGTAATACACATGTCGTATATTATTTAGAAGACGAAGAGTGGATTTGGGATAATGCAAATCTTACTGCTGAAGGATTTATTAATTATTTTTATTTAAATGAAAAACAATCCATTTACAATAAACAATTTATCATTACTGGTTATGGGAGAGTTGGAAAAAGACTAGCATTTGCACTTCATCATTTAGGTGCAAAAGTAATTATTTCAGTTCGATCGAATCATCAATTATTTGAAGCAAAAAGCTATGGATTTCAAATTGAAACATTAGAAAATATGCTTAAAAGGCAGAAAGATCCATCGATGTATTTGATTAATACGATACCATCCAAATGGCTTGATAATTCAAAAGTTGCATATTTTAAACAGGTCTTTGATCTTGCTTCGAATCCCGGCTGTCTATTAAATTCAGAAACAGATATTCCTGGTAATTATGCTCTCTCTACAAGTTTACCAGGTATGTATTTTCCGCAAGATGCAGGTTATTTAATTGCCAGATTGATTCAAACACAACTGGCTTTCTTAGAGGAGGAAAAATAG
- a CDS encoding dipicolinate synthase subunit B yields MLNGLRIGLGITASHCTYEEVIPMIRQFTNIGAIVVPIITYSVLTAATRFGTGEEWIEKIENASGSKVVSKIVEAEPFGPTNPLDCMVIAPMTGNSISKLANAQTDSPVLMAAKATLRNGKPVVLGISTNDALGLNGMNIMKLLSTKNIYFIPFGQDNPHKKPNSLIADFSKIVPTVEYAIQSKQLQPLLINYQL; encoded by the coding sequence GTGTTAAACGGTCTTCGTATTGGTCTTGGGATAACCGCTTCTCATTGTACGTATGAGGAAGTTATCCCAATGATTAGACAATTTACTAATATTGGTGCAATTGTTGTACCAATCATTACTTACTCTGTTCTAACAGCAGCAACTCGATTTGGAACAGGAGAAGAATGGATAGAAAAGATTGAAAATGCAAGTGGAAGTAAAGTAGTGTCAAAAATAGTAGAAGCGGAACCATTTGGACCGACTAATCCGCTTGATTGTATGGTTATTGCTCCGATGACTGGAAATTCAATTAGTAAGCTAGCAAATGCTCAAACCGATTCTCCTGTTTTAATGGCTGCTAAAGCAACATTACGTAACGGAAAGCCAGTTGTACTTGGAATTTCAACGAACGATGCACTTGGACTTAACGGTATGAATATCATGAAGCTCCTATCCACAAAAAATATTTATTTTATCCCCTTTGGTCAAGACAATCCTCATAAAAAACCAAACTCGCTAATCGCTGATTTCTCTAAAATTGTACCTACTGTTGAATATGCAATTCAATCGAAACAATTGCAACCTTTACTCATAAATTATCAATTATAA